TTTTGAATTGGATGTTTTAAAAGCAAACGGCATAAATACGGTAGAAATTATTGCATCAGGAAACGGAGAAAAAGCTACTTATAAAGTGGAATTAGATGTTGTAAATCCAAACCCAACTACCTCTAAATTGGTAGAGGCAACTATAGTAGGGAAACAAACCCAAACCATTAACTTTAGTACATTTGGTGTAGCAGGTTCAAATACCGCTACGTTAGAGTTGTCTACAATTCCGCCAATTAATTTTTCTGGTAGATTGGCGTATTTAATTCAGTATCCACATGGTTGTGTAGAGCAAACTACGTCGAGTGTTTTTCCTCAATTATTTCTGAATGATATTTTCGACTTAACGTCGGATAAAAAACGTGAAATTCAGGAAAATATAGAAAACGGAATTAAACGATTAGGAAACTTTCAGCAAGCAAATGGAGGCTTGAGTTATTGGCTTGGAGAAAATTATGTAAATGACTGGGGTACAACATATGCAGGTCATTTTATGTTAGAAGCAGCCAAAAAAGGATTTGTTTTACCATTAACTTTTAAAAGTAATTTTATAAGATATCAGAAAAATGCTGCAAGAAACTGGAGACCGAATTATAGTCATAATTACACAGATTTAGCGCAAGCTTACAGATTGTATACATTGGCATTGGCTGGTAGTCCAGACTTATCTGCAATGAACAGAATGCGCGAGTTTAAACAAATTTCTAACGAAGCAAAATGGCGATTGGCTGCAGCTTATGCTTTGGCAGGTCAGAAAGAAGCAAGTAAAGAAATTATGAGTAGTGCAAACATTAATTTTACATCTTCTAAATACAATTATTACTCTTATGGCTCTGTAGATAGAAACCGAGCAATGGCTTTAGAAACCATGCTAATTACCGATCATAAAGACGTTAAAAGTGTGGCAAAATCTATAGCCAAAGAGTTGTCTAGTAAAAGATGGATGAGCACACAATCTACCGCGTATAGTTTGTTGGCAATTGGTAAAATGGTTGTTAAAAACGGAGGAAAAGCCATGAATTTGAAGTATACCAATAATGGAAAAACAGTGGCTATTAAAACGCAAAGTTCTATGGTGCAACGAACTTTAGATGTAAAAAGCGGTACAAATGCTATCAACATAAAAAATGATGATAATAATATTGTTTTTGCAAGAATTATCAATTTGGGTCAATTGCCTTTGGGCGATGAAATTACAGAAGCTAGAGGTTTAAGTGTTGCTGTTCAGTATAAAGATATACAAGGGAAGGCTATTGATATAAAAAACTTAAAACAAGGTCAGGATTTTGTAGCAAAAATTACGGTCAGTAATCCTAAAAACGAAACGGTTAATGATATTGCGTTAACACAAATTTTCCCGTCTGGATGGGAAATTGTAAACACCCGTTTTACAGATTTTGGATCCACTACAAAAAGTGAAGCTCGTTATACAGATATTAGAGATGATAGGGTTAATTTTTACTTCGATTTGAAGCATCAATCTAAAAAATCAGAAACAAAAACGTTTTCAGTTTTATTAAATGCAGCCTATTTAGGGACTTATTATTTACCGGGAATTCAGGTAGAAGCTATGTATGATAATGATTATATGGTGAGAACTAAAGGGAGTTGGATTGAAGTTATTAAGTAGAGAAATGTCATTGCGAGGAACGAAGCAATCTTTTGATAAAAATTACAGATTGCTTCGTAAACTCGCAATGACAGATAAAAGTAGAATTGTTATTCCAATTGACGTAGGAAGAGGAATCTCATCATGAATATTTTGTTTGTGAGATTTCTCAATCGCTGAAAAGGCTCATTTTGAAATGACAATTGTACAGGGAATGGAAGTGTGATTGTCGTTACGAGGAGCAAAGCAATCTTTCGATAAAAATTACAGATTGCTTTGTAAACTCGCAATGACAGATAAAAGTAGAATTGTTATTCCAATTGACGTAGGAAGAGGAATCTCATCATGAATATTTTGTTTGTGAGATTTCTCAATCGCTAAAAAAGCTCATTTCGAAATGACAATTAAACCTTAAAAGAAATTAATACATCAAAAATTGAAAATAACAAACTACATAAAACGCCATAAAAAGAAAACAATTCTAGTGGTTGTTTTGCTGATTTTCTATGTGCTTTGTTTGCCCAATAGATTATTTACAAAGCCAACATCAACTGTAATTACAAGTAACAAAAACGAGTTGTTGGGTGCGTTAATAGCAAAAGATGGTCAATGGCGTTTTCCGCATAACGATTCGGTTCCGCAGAAATTTAAAACCTGTTTAATTCAGTTTGAAGATGAACATTTTTATGAACATCCAGGGTTTAATCCGGTTTCTATTTTGAAAGCATTAAAACAAAATTTACAAGCCGGAAGTGTAAAACGAGGCGGAAGTACCATTACGCAACAAGTAATTCGGTTAAGTAGAGATAATAGACCTAGAACTTATTTAGAAAAAGTAAAAGAATTAATTTTGGCAACGCGTTTAGAGTTTAGGGCGTCTAAAGAAAAAATTATAACCTATTGGAGTTCTAATGCGCCTTTTGGTGGAAATGTTGTAGGTTTAGATGCTGCTTCTTGGCGTTACTTTAATAGAAAAGCTACAGATTTATCTTGGGCAGAATCGGCAACTTTAGCTGTTTTACCCAATGCGCCAAACTTGATTTATCCAGGGAAAAATCAACATAAATTATTGGTAAAAAGAAATCGATTGTTAAAAAAGTTACGCTCTAAAAAAATAATAGATTCATTAACATACGAATTATCCGTTTTAGAAGAATTACCACAAAAGCCATTTCCGCTTCCTCAAATTACATCGCATTTATTGCAGAAAATCAATAAAAATAATAATGGAAAATTTGTAAAAACTACGATTGATAAAAAGTTGCAAATTCAAACAAATTTAATTGTAAATAATCATTATAAAAAACTGAAAAACAATGAGATATTTAATATTTCTGTTTTGGTTTTAGATATAAAAAATAGGAAGGTTTTAACCTATGTTGGCAATTCTGAAACAACGCAAAAAAATCAAAAATTTGTAGACGTTATAGATAAGCCTAGAAGTACAGGAAGTATTTTAAAACCATTTTTGTACGCAGCCATGTTAGATAGTGGAGATTTGTTGCCAAATATGTTAATTGCAGATGTACCAACAAATTTTGGAAGTTATCATCCAGAAAACTTCGACAAAAAATATGCGGGTGCTGTTTCTGCAAAATTAGCATTGTCTAAATCTTTAAATGTACCAACGGTAAGAATGTTGCAAAGTTTTGGGTTAGAAAAATTTCATCATTATTTGCAAAAATTAAAGTTAAAAGATTTAAAGAAAAATCCTAATTATTACGGGTTAACATTGGCTTTGGGTGGCGCAGAGAGTAACTTGTGGGATTTGTGTAAAAGTTATGCGTCTATGGCATCTACGGTAAATCACTATTCAGAACATTCGAGCAGGTATTTTAAAAATGAATTTTGTGAACCTACTTTTTATGCCGATAAAAAAATAGATTTCGGAGAAAAATCATCAGAAAAAATCATTTTTGATGCCGCTTCTATTTATTTAACTTTTGAGAGTTTGAAAGATGTAAATAGACCCAATGCAGATCAGAATTGGGAGTTTTTTAATTTGTCTAAACAAATTGCTTGGAAAACAGGTACTAGTTTTGGTTTTAGAGATGCTTGGGCAATAGGAACAACCAAAGATTATGTAGTTGGAGTTTGGGTGGGTAATGCAGATGGAGAAGGAAGACCTGGTTTGGTTGGCGTGCAAGCAGCAGCACCTATTTTGTTTGATGTTTTTGATAAATTACCAAATTCAGAATGGTTTGAAAAACCTTTTGATGAAATGACAGAAATAGAAGTTTGTACTAAAAGTGGTTATAGGGCTACTGAAAATTGCGAAGAAAAAACTGTAGAATTTGTACAGAATTCGGGTTTAAAAACCAAACCTTGTCCATATCATGTATTGGTGAATGTGGATGTATCAGAAAATTATCAGGTAAATACTTCTTGTGAACGCTTAGAAAATATCAAGCAAAAAAAATGGTTTGTGTTGCCTCCATTAATGGAATACTATTACAAGGATAAAAATCCGTTTTACAAAACGTTACCAAAATTTAGAAATGATTGTTTAGGAGAACAAAAAAATGTGATGAAATTTATGTATCCAACAGAAAAAAGCACCATTTTTTTGCCAAAGAACTTTGATGGAAAAAAGAATGAACTTGTTTTAAAAATAGCCCATGCAAATAAAGAGGCAGTATTGTATTGGTATGTAGATGATACGTATTTGGGAACCACAAAAGAAGTGCATGAATTTGGTGTGAATTTAGGGGTTGGAAGTTACTTTATTTCTGCTACAGATAATTTTGGAAACGAAATTCATCAACAAATAATAGTTAAGGAATAATTTATTAAAAGAGGGTAAGTTGCATGTTATCGAAACTTAGGCGCAGTTTATCGAATAGAAACTTTTAAAAAGCGGTTGAAGCCTATTTTTGTTGCTCAAGTAATAAAAATACAATTGATTATGTTTTTACAAGTTTTATCTTCAAATAATGTAGCAGCAGTAGAATCTGTTTTCGAAAATCAATTGTTATTTGTAATTCTAGGTTTAACTCTTTTAGTTTTTTTAATTTTAAGAGTTGCTAAATTTTTATGTAATTTGAGTTTTAACAGGGCAAGTAATAAGCAAGGTTAACATTCATAAAATATTTTAGGTTTTATAGGTAACCTTTAGATTTTTCTTAACAAAAACTTATATAATTTTCTACATCTTTGTTCTCTTGTACTTTTATGAAGTATTGTGAATATATTAAGTCTTAATTGATTATTTTTATAGTCGATTTTTTTTATGATTTTAATCTACACAGAATGAAGATATATCCTATAGAAACAGGTAATTTTAAATTAGATGGTGGTGCAATGTTTGGGGTTGTACCTAAAACAATTTGGCAAAAAACCAATCCGGCAGATAAAAATAACTTAATAGATATGAGCATGCGTAGTATGCTTATTGAAGACGGAAACCGTTTAATTCTTGTAGATACAGGTTTAGGAGCAAAACAATCAAATAAATTTTATAGCTATTATTACCTTTTTGGAGATTTTTCTTTAGATACTTCTTTGGCAAAATATGGTTTTCATAGAGATGATATTACGGATGTTTTTTTAACACATTTACATTTTGATCACTGTGGAGGAGCTATAGAGTGGAATGCAGAAAGAACTTTTTTACAACCTGCTTTTAAAAATGCAAAATTTTGGTCTAATGATAAACATTGGAAATGGGCAACCGAACCCAACCCAAGAGAAAAATCTTCTTTTTTTAAAGAAAATATTATCCCGATAAAAGAAAGTGGTCAATTAAATTTTATTCACAGTAATTTTAAAGAACAAATTGGTTTTGACGTACTTTTTATGGATGGCCATACAGAAAAACAAATGTTACCTATGTTAACTTACCAAGGTAAAACCATTGTTTTTGTAGCCGATTTATTACCAACTATTGGGCACATTCCTTTGCCTTATGTTATGGGGTATGATACAAGACCCCTGTTAACGTTAAAAGAAAAAGCAGCATTTTTAAACCAAGCTGCAGATAAAGAATATTACCTTTTTTTAGAACATGATGCTTATAATGAAATTTGTACGGTTCAGCATACAGAAAAAGGAGTTAGATTAAAGAATACACATAAATTTATAGACATATTTAATTAAGATAAGTGAGATTATGAGAGTTTTAAAACCTATTTTTTACGTAGCTTTTGCTGGTTTAGTTTTTTCTAGTTGTAAATCAATTTCTAAGATTCCTGTTCCACAGGGGGCAACAACGGTACTAAATGCAACCGCTAAAAAAGGAACGTTGTCTGAGGATGAGTTAAATAAATGGAGTCATGCAGACTTGCTAACAGATTCGATACCAGGTATGAGTCTTGAAAAAGCATATCAGTTTCTTTCTGGTAAAAAAGGAGTAGAAGTTATTGTAGGTGTGGTAGATTCTGGAACAGATTTAGAGCATGAAGACTTAAAAGATGTGGCTTGGGTTAACCCAAAAGAAGTAGCAGGTAACGGAATTGATGATGATAAAAACGGCTTTATAGATGATATTAATGGCTGGAATTTTTTAGGGAGTATTTATAAAGAAAATTTAGAATACGAAAGAATTGTAAAAAACCCATCTATTGCCAGTGAAGAAGAAGCAAAAGAAGCAAAAGCGTTTTATGATAAAAAACTAGAAGGTGCAGAGAAAAGTAAATTAAGATACGAGCAAATGTTACAAGGAATAACAAATGCAGACGATGTTATTTCTAAAAACTTAAATAAAACAGATTATACTAAAGAAGAGGTTTTAGCTATTGTTACCGAAGACCCTGCTTTATTACAAGGTGTTGCGATTGCTAAGCAAATGTTTAGTTTTGGTTTACCATCTTTAAGTGCAGCAAAAGCAGAATTAACTAAATTGGTTACAAGTTCTGCAGAGTTGTTAAATGGAGATGCGTTAAAGAAAGACTATAGAAGTGCTGTAGGAGACAATCCTAACACCATGGATATAAAAGTGTATGGAAATAATAAAACCGGTCACTCTGTAAAAGATGAAGCACACGGAACGCATGTTTCTGGTATTATTGCTGCAAGCAGAAATAATGGAATAGGAATAAATGGGGTTGCAAATCATGTAAAAATTATGGCTGTTAGAGCTGTACCAGACGGAGATGAGTATGATAAAGATATTGCTTTAGGTTTGCGTTATGCAGTAGATAACGGAGCAAAAGTTATTAATACAAGTTTTGGTAAAGGATATTCGCCTAAAAAAGAATGGGTTTATGATGCTATTAAATATGCAGCTTCTAAAGATGTATTAATTGTAAATGCAGCAGGAAATGATGGTAAAAATATTGACGTAGAAAGAACGTATCCTAACGATTCTAAAGATTTAGAAACAGAAATTTCTGATAACGTATTAACAATTGGTGCAATGAGTGCTAATTATAACGAAAAGTTACCCGCTAATTTTTCTAACTACGGTAAAAAGAATGTAGATGTTTTTGCACCTGGAGTTCAAATTTATTCTACAACTCCAGAAAATGAATACAAAAAATTTAGCGGTACTTCTATGGCTGCACCTTCTACCGTTGGTGTTGCAGCGTTAATTCGTTCTTATTACCCTAAATTATCTGCAAGTCAGGTAAAACATATTTTAATGAATTCTGGTATCAAAATTAATTTTGATGTAATTCAGCCAGGTTCTCAATCAAGAGAAAACCCAGAAGGAATAAAAGTTCCTTTTGCAGATTTATCAGTTTCGGGTAGAGTTGTAAATGCTTACAATGCCTTAAAAATGGCAGATGAAATGGTAAACGGAAAAAAATAATTATTAATTAGATAAAGCAGCATTGTAAAAGATGCTGCTTTTTTTTTAAAACTTTAATCAACTTAAATATGAGAAAAATTTACTTTTTAGGATTGTCGCTTATCATGTTAACTTCTTGTACGGTTACAAAAAACACAACTTCTGTGTCTAAAGAAACCTATTGGCAACAACATGTAGATTATACAATGGATGTTGATGTAGATGTAAACAAATATCAATACAAAGGAAAACAGACTTTAGCGTACACTAATAATTCTCCAGACGATTTAGATAAAGTATTTTATCACTTATATTTTAATGCATTTCAACCAGGATCTCAAATGGATGTTCGTTCTTTAAATATTAAAGATCCAGACAGAAGGGTTAGAGATAGAATTAGCAAATTACAGCCAGATGAAATAGGGTACATTAAAGTAAATTCGTTAAAACAAAATGGCGTTGCAGTTTCTCATGAAACCGTAGGTACAATTTTAGAAGTACAATTAAATAAACCTATAAAATCTGGAGAAACAGTTACTTTAGAAATGAATTTTGATGCTCAGGTTCCTGTTCAAATTCGTCGTTCTGGAAGAAACAATAAAGAAGGAGTTGCGTTATCTATGGCGCAATGGTATCCTAAATTAGCTGAATACGATTTTCAAGGTTGGCATACGCCTCCTTACATCTCAAGAGAGTTTCAAGGTGTTTGGGGAGATTTTGATGTAACCATTCATATCGATAAAAACTATACTGTTGGTGGTTCAGGTAATTTACAAAACCCTCAAGAAGTTGGTCATGGATATCAAGATGAATTAAAAGAGTTAAAGTTGCCTAAAGGCGATAAATTAACATGGCATTTTAAAGCACCAAATGTGCATGATTTTATGTGGGCTGCAGATCCAGCATACATTCATGATGTTTTAAAAATGGAAAACGGAATTGATTTGCACTTTTTATACAAGGAAAATCTTGCAGCAGAGTATTTAAAAAACTGGAAAGATTTACAACCTAAAGTTGCAGAATTAATGACGTATTATAGCAAGCATGTTGGTCAATACCCATACAAACAATATTCTGTAATACAAGGTGGAGATGGAGGTATGGAGTATGCAATGTCTACGTTAATTACTGGTAAACGTAAATTTGGGAGTCTTTTTGGCGTAACAGCACATGAGATGGCACATACCTGGTTTCAGTTTTTGTTAGCATCTAATGAAAGTTTACACCCTTGGATGGATGAAGGTTTTACAACCTATATTTCTAACAAAGCAGAAAACGAAATCTTAAAAGAAAATAAAGAAAATCCGCATGCAGGTTCTTATAAAGGATATAGAGCAATTGTTGCAAAAGGGTATGAGGAGTCTTTATCTACACATGCAGATAGATACAACACAAATTGGGCGTATAGCACAGCAAGTTATTCTAAAGGAAACATCTTTTTAAGTCAGTTAGAATATGTTATTGGTAAAGAGAATGTTGCAAACGGATTAAAAAAGTATTTTACAGATTTTAGTTTTAAGCATCCTACTCCAAATGATATTAAAAGATCTATGGAAAAAACATCTAAATTAGATTTAGGTTGGTATTTAAATGAGTGGACAGAAACAACACATACTATAGATTATGGTGTAAAATCTGTTGATAATAAAACAATTACTTTAGAAAGAATCGGGCAAATGCCAATGCCAATGGATGTTGAGGTAACTTATGTGGATGGAACTTTAGAAAGTTTTAATATACCTTTAGAAATGATGAGAGGCAATAAACCAACAACAGCAACCATTTTAAAAGATTGGGGTTGGGCAATGCCAACATATTCTTTTACAACTTCTAAAGCTGTAAAATCTGTTGCTATTGATAAAAGCGGATTAATGGCAGACATTAATTTAGATAATAATATTCTTGAAGTAAAATAAATTTTTTAAAATCAATAAAAAAAGCCTTTTCAATTTGTAAAGGCTTTTTTGATTTTATTATATTTACGATTATCAATAAGTTTTAAATTATTATCTCCCCCATTAAAATTTGTAAATATTTCTGATTAAGGAGTGATTTGTTATGATGCTCTAGTATTTATCTTTACTAACAAGATTATTTATAAATAAAAATTCATCTTTAAAAAAACTAATTTTATTAAATTTAATTTAAAAGCATGCCCCTTATTTATTTAAACTCATCTAAGAAGTTTTTTCATTCTATAATTTTAATCTGCATTTTGCATTTTACTCTATTTTTTAATGCACAAACAGCTGTAACATCCATTTATGGTGATAATGGAGGGTTTTTTATATCTTCTAATATAGTACCAGCTACTTATGATGATTCTAATAATTTATTAGGTTTTACCGTAGGTGGGGCTACCTACTCTACGGGTGTTAATGATGCAATTTTAACGGCTAATAATATAACATATACAAGCGGGAATTTTGTTTCATTTCCAATGCCAGCTTCTATTAATTATAAATCGGAAGAATTAATTGGTATTGGAACCAATTGGGGAGGTGTTTCACAAAATAATAGTGCAACAGATTATATAAAAACATTTAATCCTATTGTTCCTTCTCATTTTGTTAGAGATGGTAGTAATGGATTAGAATTAGCATCAAACTTTTTTAATATTAAAAGTCAAGTAATAGTGTATGATGCCATTGTAATAAACCAAGCAGTAAGTATTAATGATGCATTGCCAGACATTATTGTTACTCAAACAGGGTCTCCTGGAAATACAGATAAATTTAAATTTATAGATAGCGCAGGTAATATAGTGGGGGCGGAAGTAAATGTGACATTTGGAGGTGTTGCGACTGTTGGCGATACAGATTGGACTATTTACAAAGTAAATCCTGCTACAGGTTTGGTAACCGGTACCTTTGGTGTAAATACCAAGAGAGATTTAAGAGTGCTTTCTATTAAATTAAGTGATTTTGGAATTACAACTAGTAATTTTAACCAAATAACTAATTTTGTACATACTACATCTGGTAATACAGACATTGCCTTTACAGCATATAATTACGATGCAATAAAAATACTTTTACCAGCTACAGATTTAGAAGTGGCAAACTCAATGATTTCTGCAGATGATTTTTGTGCACCTACCACAGCTACTTTTACAACAACGATAACAAATAAATCAGCTACCGAACTATCAAAAGATTTTGATGTAGATTTTGAAATTCCAACCGGAATGTCTGCAACAAGTAACTCCGCAGTTTTTTCTGAAGCAGGTGTTTCTCCTTTATCAGCAAGTTTTAATAATACTAATAATAAATGGACTGTGGATAATTTAACAGAAGGAGAAAGTGTAACGCTAACAGTTACTACATCTGTAAGTACGGCTTCATTTCCTATCAGTTTTACAGCTACAGCAACGGGGTTGTTTCAGCCAGATAGTGATCCAAGTAATAATACACAAACAATATCTGAGGCTGGTGAAGACAACGATTGTGATGGTGTAAAAGATACTGATGATTTAGATGATGATAATGATGGTGTTTTAGATTCTATTGAAGGGACTGGTGATCTTGATGGAGACGGAATTGCTAATTATTTAGATTTGGATAGTGATGGAGATGGTTGTCCGGATGCTTTAGAAGCAACAGGTACTGTTAAGCAAACGGATTTAGATGCTAATTTTGTAATTACCGGAGCAGTAAACGCACTGGGAATACCAACTTTAACAGAAGCGGGTGGTGGTACAGGACAAAATATTGGTGATAGCCAAAATGGTAGTGTTTTAGCTTGTGATACAACGGATACTGATTTAGATGGAATAATTGATATTATTGATTTAGATGACGATAATGATGGTATTTTAGATACTGCAGAAAATGCATATAGTGGAAACCCGATTGCAGATACAAATAAAAACGGAATTATAGATTACAAAGACCCCAGTCTTAGCAGTTTTGTAGATTCTAATTCAGATAATATAGATGATAGATATGACATTGATTTAGATGGAATTATAGATCAGTTTGATGCAGATAGTGATGGAGATGGTTGCCCTGATGCATTAGAAGGTGGTGCTACTTTTACTTTTGCAGATGTAGAAGGTAACAATCGATTAAAAGGAGATGTAGATGTAAATGGTATTCCGGTTATAGCTACTGATAGTGGTCAATTACTAGGGAGTAGTCAAGATAATTTAGTACAAGACCAAAGCTGTAGTTTGTTGCCTGTAATTATTAGTCAAGTGTATCAAACGGCGTCAGGTAACGCAATAGAATTAACAAATATTGGAACAACACCTGTAACTAATATCAGTTTAGTTTTATTTAAAGATTTAGGTATTGCTTCTGCAAGTGCTATTATGCCTACGGCAGATTTAACAATAGCAAGTATACCAGCCGGTGGCTCTGTTGTTATAAAATCTGTTGCATCACTTCCAGGAGTTACTCTTATAAATAATCCTACCGAATTAACAGACGCAAATATTACTGATTTTAGTGGTGGAGACGACACTATAATTCTTTCAAAAACCGTAAATGCTTCTGCTTGGGAGAATAGATATGATGTTGTTAAGAATATTAGTAATACAACATCATTAGTACGTATCGATGAAATAACCAAAGCAAATACCACTTTTACCCCATCAGAATGGATTTCTTTTATTGATGATTCAATACCAGTTGTTGGAGATACAAATCCAATTCCTGCAATTGTAAGGCATGTAAATGCACCGCTCTTATCAGAAGTAAAAACTCCAGTTTTAGAAACCAACAGTGGTTTGGGATTACATAAAATAAATCCAACCATACGTATAGGGTCTGCGTGGAGTAATGGTTTTCCTGATAAATCTAGAAGTGTAATAATTAAAGAAACTTACATGCATTCTGCAGGTAGTTTAAATGCAAGAATATTAAATGTGCAAGATAGTAATGTGTTAAGTGTTAGTGATAATGCGTTAATTGTTTTAAATAACACTCATATAAATGTAAATGCACAAATTAGAATTTTAGGAACCGCACAGTTTATTCAAGTACACGATGGTAGTAGTAAGGTAACGGGTAATGGAAAATTATTAATAAGCCAAAAAAGCGAGGTTCCTAACGTATTTAGATATAACTATTGGTCATCACCTGTTGTAGAGTTTATTGGAGGTAATACGTATAGAGTTTCAGAAATAATGAAAGATCCTGGAGGTAGTCTTTCTGCTAATTCTATAATTACAGATATTAATTTTGTTGGCGGTTATGATGGAGCAGCTACTAGTCCTATACAAATAGCAAGTTATTGGATTTGGGCTTATTTTAATAGTACAGCAGGTAATGATTGGGTGCAATTAAAAGATACGGGGTATTTATCTAAAGGTTTAGGGTATATTATGAAAAGTACAGGTGAGAATCCTCAATATTTTACTTTTTATGGAAGTCCAATTGATGGAGATATTTCATTTAACTTATCTGCAAATACAAATAGTCTTTTAGGGAATCCATACGCAGGTACTTTAGATGGTAAGGCATTTATATTAAATAATGAAGATACAATTGATGGTACGCTTTATTTTTGGGAACATTCGGGAGAAGCGACAGATCAAGGACATGTAAAAGGAGGCTATGAAGGAGGTTATGCTCAATTAACTTTTTCTATGGGTACAGCTGCCACTAGTGTTGTTGAGGGTACAAGTGGGTTAACAGATTCTTACACATATACAGAGCCAACAAGATATATCGCTGTAGGTCAGGGTTTTTTTGTTCTTTCGGATGAAGATGGAGGAACTGTTAATTTTAATAATAAGCAAAGAAGTTATCAAGTAACTGAGCCTCATTTTTTTAAAGGAAAAGAGAAGAAAACAACTAATAATACGCTTCCTATTTTAAAACTAGGGATGAATTTTACGAATAAAGATTATATAAAGATTCATAGGCAAATAGGAATTTCATTTAATGAAAATCATTCTTATGGTTTTGATTATGGATATGAAAGTGTAATGATAGATGTTCAATCTACAGATGTATATTGGAATTTTGATGAAATGGATAATCAGAAATTAGCAATTGCAGGAGTTGAAGGGATTAATGATGCATTAAAAATTCCATTAACACTTCTTATAGGATCTCAAGAACCTGTTTT
The nucleotide sequence above comes from Polaribacter butkevichii. Encoded proteins:
- the pbpC gene encoding penicillin-binding protein 1C; this translates as MKITNYIKRHKKKTILVVVLLIFYVLCLPNRLFTKPTSTVITSNKNELLGALIAKDGQWRFPHNDSVPQKFKTCLIQFEDEHFYEHPGFNPVSILKALKQNLQAGSVKRGGSTITQQVIRLSRDNRPRTYLEKVKELILATRLEFRASKEKIITYWSSNAPFGGNVVGLDAASWRYFNRKATDLSWAESATLAVLPNAPNLIYPGKNQHKLLVKRNRLLKKLRSKKIIDSLTYELSVLEELPQKPFPLPQITSHLLQKINKNNNGKFVKTTIDKKLQIQTNLIVNNHYKKLKNNEIFNISVLVLDIKNRKVLTYVGNSETTQKNQKFVDVIDKPRSTGSILKPFLYAAMLDSGDLLPNMLIADVPTNFGSYHPENFDKKYAGAVSAKLALSKSLNVPTVRMLQSFGLEKFHHYLQKLKLKDLKKNPNYYGLTLALGGAESNLWDLCKSYASMASTVNHYSEHSSRYFKNEFCEPTFYADKKIDFGEKSSEKIIFDAASIYLTFESLKDVNRPNADQNWEFFNLSKQIAWKTGTSFGFRDAWAIGTTKDYVVGVWVGNADGEGRPGLVGVQAAAPILFDVFDKLPNSEWFEKPFDEMTEIEVCTKSGYRATENCEEKTVEFVQNSGLKTKPCPYHVLVNVDVSENYQVNTSCERLENIKQKKWFVLPPLMEYYYKDKNPFYKTLPKFRNDCLGEQKNVMKFMYPTEKSTIFLPKNFDGKKNELVLKIAHANKEAVLYWYVDDTYLGTTKEVHEFGVNLGVGSYFISATDNFGNEIHQQIIVKE
- a CDS encoding MBL fold metallo-hydrolase; protein product: MKIYPIETGNFKLDGGAMFGVVPKTIWQKTNPADKNNLIDMSMRSMLIEDGNRLILVDTGLGAKQSNKFYSYYYLFGDFSLDTSLAKYGFHRDDITDVFLTHLHFDHCGGAIEWNAERTFLQPAFKNAKFWSNDKHWKWATEPNPREKSSFFKENIIPIKESGQLNFIHSNFKEQIGFDVLFMDGHTEKQMLPMLTYQGKTIVFVADLLPTIGHIPLPYVMGYDTRPLLTLKEKAAFLNQAADKEYYLFLEHDAYNEICTVQHTEKGVRLKNTHKFIDIFN
- a CDS encoding S8 family peptidase, which produces MRVLKPIFYVAFAGLVFSSCKSISKIPVPQGATTVLNATAKKGTLSEDELNKWSHADLLTDSIPGMSLEKAYQFLSGKKGVEVIVGVVDSGTDLEHEDLKDVAWVNPKEVAGNGIDDDKNGFIDDINGWNFLGSIYKENLEYERIVKNPSIASEEEAKEAKAFYDKKLEGAEKSKLRYEQMLQGITNADDVISKNLNKTDYTKEEVLAIVTEDPALLQGVAIAKQMFSFGLPSLSAAKAELTKLVTSSAELLNGDALKKDYRSAVGDNPNTMDIKVYGNNKTGHSVKDEAHGTHVSGIIAASRNNGIGINGVANHVKIMAVRAVPDGDEYDKDIALGLRYAVDNGAKVINTSFGKGYSPKKEWVYDAIKYAASKDVLIVNAAGNDGKNIDVERTYPNDSKDLETEISDNVLTIGAMSANYNEKLPANFSNYGKKNVDVFAPGVQIYSTTPENEYKKFSGTSMAAPSTVGVAALIRSYYPKLSASQVKHILMNSGIKINFDVIQPGSQSRENPEGIKVPFADLSVSGRVVNAYNALKMADEMVNGKK
- a CDS encoding M1 family metallopeptidase, producing the protein MRKIYFLGLSLIMLTSCTVTKNTTSVSKETYWQQHVDYTMDVDVDVNKYQYKGKQTLAYTNNSPDDLDKVFYHLYFNAFQPGSQMDVRSLNIKDPDRRVRDRISKLQPDEIGYIKVNSLKQNGVAVSHETVGTILEVQLNKPIKSGETVTLEMNFDAQVPVQIRRSGRNNKEGVALSMAQWYPKLAEYDFQGWHTPPYISREFQGVWGDFDVTIHIDKNYTVGGSGNLQNPQEVGHGYQDELKELKLPKGDKLTWHFKAPNVHDFMWAADPAYIHDVLKMENGIDLHFLYKENLAAEYLKNWKDLQPKVAELMTYYSKHVGQYPYKQYSVIQGGDGGMEYAMSTLITGKRKFGSLFGVTAHEMAHTWFQFLLASNESLHPWMDEGFTTYISNKAENEILKENKENPHAGSYKGYRAIVAKGYEESLSTHADRYNTNWAYSTASYSKGNIFLSQLEYVIGKENVANGLKKYFTDFSFKHPTPNDIKRSMEKTSKLDLGWYLNEWTETTHTIDYGVKSVDNKTITLERIGQMPMPMDVEVTYVDGTLESFNIPLEMMRGNKPTTATILKDWGWAMPTYSFTTSKAVKSVAIDKSGLMADINLDNNILEVK